In a single window of the Streptococcus ilei genome:
- a CDS encoding ABC transporter ATP-binding protein has translation MAMIEVEHLQKNFVKTVKEPGLKGALRSFIHPEKQTFEAVKDLTLEVPKGQILGFIGANGAGKSTTIKMLTGILKPTSGFCRINGKIPQDNRQDYVKDIGVVFGQRTQLWWDLALQETYTVLKEIYDVPDSLFHKRMDFLNEVLDLKEFIKDPVRTLSLGQRMRADIAASLLHNPKVLFLDEPTIGLDVSVKDNIRRAITQINQEEETTILLTTHDLSDIEQLCDRIFMIDKGQEIFDGTVSQLKETFGKMKTLSFDLMPGQSHLVSHYEGLPDMSIDRQGNNLTIEFDSSRYQSADIIKQTLSDFEVRDLKMVDTDIEDIIRRFYRKEL, from the coding sequence ATGGCAATGATAGAAGTGGAACATCTTCAGAAAAATTTTGTGAAGACAGTCAAGGAACCAGGGCTGAAGGGAGCGTTGCGTTCCTTTATTCATCCTGAAAAGCAGACCTTTGAAGCGGTCAAGGATTTGACCTTAGAGGTGCCCAAGGGGCAGATTCTAGGTTTTATCGGGGCAAATGGTGCTGGGAAGTCGACCACCATTAAAATGCTGACAGGGATTTTAAAACCGACATCTGGTTTTTGTCGGATTAATGGCAAGATTCCACAGGATAATCGCCAGGATTATGTCAAGGATATTGGAGTAGTCTTCGGACAACGAACTCAGCTATGGTGGGATTTGGCCCTGCAAGAGACTTACACGGTTTTGAAGGAGATTTACGATGTCCCAGACTCGCTCTTTCACAAGCGCATGGATTTTTTGAATGAAGTCTTGGATTTGAAGGAATTTATTAAGGATCCTGTGCGGACTCTTTCATTGGGTCAACGGATGCGGGCGGATATTGCGGCTTCCTTGCTCCACAATCCCAAGGTTCTCTTTTTAGATGAGCCAACTATTGGTTTGGATGTGTCGGTCAAGGATAACATTCGTCGGGCTATCACCCAGATCAATCAAGAGGAAGAAACAACCATTCTCTTGACCACTCACGACCTGAGTGATATTGAGCAACTCTGTGATCGGATTTTTATGATTGATAAGGGGCAAGAGATTTTTGATGGAACGGTGAGTCAGCTCAAGGAAACCTTCGGCAAGATGAAGACTCTTTCCTTCGATCTGATGCCAGGTCAAAGTCATTTAGTCTCTCACTATGAAGGCTTGCCTGATATGTCCATTGATAGACAAGGAAATAATCTGACTATTGAATTTGATAGTTCCCGCTACCAGTCAGCTGATATTATCAAGCAAACCTTATCTGATTTTGAAGTCCGTGATTTGAAGATGGTAGATACGGATATTGAAGATATTATCCGTCGCTTCTATCGAAAGGAGCTCTAA